The DNA window GCTGACAATCTTACCTGCCTTGGTGGAAAGTCCGATCAGTGATAGTACTTTATTACAATTCAATCGTATCCAGCTCCCTTTCCAGGTTCTCGTAGACCTCCTGAGGAATCTGCATCTTCAGGGAACGCTCCAGCCCTTTGTTCTTGATGGCTTTGTGCAGACATTCCTTCGAAAAACAAACATATGCGCCGCGGCCGTTCTTTCTCCCGGTCACATCCAGTGTGATCTCACCTTCCGGTGTCTTCAGTACACGCATCATTTCTTTCTTGTTTTTCATCTCATTACATCCGATACATTTCCGCAGCGGTACCTTTTTTATATTTCCCATAGCTATCCGCCTCACTGTTTCTTTCGGGTCTTACTCTTCTGTCTCCGGTTCTTCTTCCAGTTCTACACCTGCCAGAGCGTCTTCCATGGAATCCTCACCCTCTTCATCGTCAGATTCCTGATAATATTCGAAATCACCGGCTTCTCTTGCCTGTGTCTCACTCTTGATATCGATCTTGAATCCGGTCAGACGGGCTGCCAGACGGGCGTTCTGTCCTTCTTTACCGATTGCCAGAGACAGCTGATAATCCGGAACGATAACCAGTGCGGTCTTCTCATCCGGGTCTGCCAGTACCGTGATAACTTTTGCAGGGCTCAGTGCATTTTCAATCAGCAGTGCCGGGTTCTCATCCCAGCTGATG is part of the Blautia faecicola genome and encodes:
- the rnpM gene encoding RNase P modulator RnpM, with product MGNIKKVPLRKCIGCNEMKNKKEMMRVLKTPEGEITLDVTGRKNGRGAYVCFSKECLHKAIKNKGLERSLKMQIPQEVYENLERELDTIEL